A region of Fimbriimonadaceae bacterium DNA encodes the following proteins:
- a CDS encoding 35 kDa protein: MLKRFWNWLRAIFNRGMDKLEDPEIMLDQARRDMQQALIANREKAVQAITQKNRLQQMMDEAVRKSAQLEQQATAALKTNNRELARQFLREKAQSDATMETLKGTLAAAQETVESVKVAIKRQEEEVRRKTAEALAMKAQWKQAQIQTSISRALEGLTFENEYEGSFAAARDKIRDKQAEANARQEMMAGSLQGKMMDMEDQAMDIAADEELRKLEERLGMAGAPATTETPLNQDAVSDVDSELAELEKRINQGQSPNG, encoded by the coding sequence ATGCTGAAGCGGTTTTGGAACTGGTTGCGAGCGATTTTCAATCGGGGGATGGACAAGCTCGAGGATCCGGAGATCATGCTGGATCAGGCGCGGCGCGACATGCAGCAGGCCCTGATTGCGAATCGGGAAAAGGCGGTCCAGGCGATCACCCAAAAAAACCGCCTGCAGCAAATGATGGACGAGGCTGTTCGAAAGTCGGCCCAGTTGGAGCAGCAGGCTACCGCCGCCCTTAAGACCAATAACCGGGAGCTCGCTCGCCAGTTCCTGCGCGAGAAGGCTCAGTCGGACGCTACCATGGAGACCCTCAAGGGCACCCTTGCCGCTGCCCAGGAAACCGTCGAATCGGTTAAGGTCGCCATCAAGCGCCAGGAAGAGGAAGTTCGGCGAAAGACCGCCGAAGCCCTCGCCATGAAAGCGCAGTGGAAGCAGGCCCAGATCCAGACTTCGATCAGCCGCGCGCTCGAAGGCCTGACGTTCGAAAACGAATACGAAGGGTCTTTTGCCGCCGCCCGCGACAAGATTCGCGATAAGCAGGCCGAGGCCAACGCGCGCCAGGAGATGATGGCCGGCAGCTTGCAGGGAAAGATGATGGACATGGAAGATCAAGCCATGGACATCGCCGCCGATGAAGAACTGCGCAAGCTGGAAGAGCGTCTGGGCATGGCCGGTGCACCGGCCACCACAGAGACCCCGCTCAATCAGGATGCGGTGTCGGACGTTGATTCCGAGCTCGCGGAGCTGGAGAAGCGAATCAACCAGGGCCAATCGCCAAACGGCTAG